In Octopus bimaculoides isolate UCB-OBI-ISO-001 chromosome 28, ASM119413v2, whole genome shotgun sequence, the following are encoded in one genomic region:
- the LOC106878458 gene encoding carboxypeptidase A2 isoform X3: MSALLSFVITMAVAVVVFLVVVVIDMVGVTGTPLKVPGSNTTQGYSTLISKEEVLRAETGHNGIDIDHYLALQEYSGFMKEINSSYPNAEVMIYGKSYEGRDLMAVKFYRNSCNPTIFVEAGIHAREWIASAVTFKIINTIARNSSQDEEMSKLLDLYNWVFVPLVNPDGYDFSRHENRYWRKNKRVVTKNCTGVDLNRNFDINWGTVDASDDPCSDIYCGKAPFSEPETQSLKTFIQASWPLIGYISLHAYAQLIICPYSYTKATPEDFEELHGYGRGENDCSQVEKQMSWTDKRNPTGMKIKLETENITLY, from the exons ATGTCCGCCCTCTTATCATTTGTGATTACTATggctgttgccgttgttgtttttcttgtcgttgttgttattgatatggTTGGTGTTACTGGCACTCCGCTGAAGGTTCCTGGTTCAAATACTACCCAAGGATATTCCAC TTTAATTAGCAAAGAGGAAGTGCTCAGGGCTGAAACTGGACATAATGGAATAGACATTGATCATTATCTTGCTTTGCAGGAG TATTCAGGGTTCATGAAGGAAATCAACAGCAGCTACCCAAATGCAGAAGTGATGATTTATGGTAAATCTTATGAAGGCAGGGACCTCATGGCTGTGAAG tTTTACCGAAATTCATGTAACCCAACAATCTTTGTCGAAGCTGGAATTCATGCAAGAGAATGGATAGCTTCAGCAGTAACCTTCAAGATCATTAATACT attgctagaaacagcagccaagatGAAGAAATGTCAAAACTACTGGACTTATACAACTGGGTGTTTGTGCCACTGGTCAACCCTGATGGATATGACTTTTCACGTCACGAG aACCGATATTGGAGGAAGAATAAACGCGTTGTTACCAAAAATTGCACTGGTGTAGACCTCAACAGGAACTTTGACATAAACTGGGGAACCG TTGATGCAAGTGATGATCCATGCTCAGACATTTACTGTGGGAAAGCACCGTTTTCTGAGCCAGAGACTCAATCCTTGAAAACGTTCATACAAGCGTCATGGCCTTTGATAGGTTACATTTCcctgcatgcatatgcacagcTGATTATTTGCCCTTATTCATACACAAAAGCGACTCCAGAAGATTTTGAAGAACTG CATGGGTACGGACGTGGAGAAAATGATTGCAGCCAAGTTGAAAAACAGATGTCATGGACAGATAAACGGAATCcgacaggaatgaaaataaaattagaaacagaaaacataacattatattaa
- the LOC106878458 gene encoding carboxypeptidase A2 isoform X2 gives MSALLSFVITMAVAVVVFLVVVVIDMVGVTGTPLKVPGSNTTQGYSTLISKEEVLRAETGHNGIDIDHYLALQEYSGFMKEINSSYPNAEVMIYGKSYEGRDLMAVKFYRNSCNPTIFVEAGIHAREWIASAVTFKIINTIARNSSQDEEMSKLLDLYNWVFVPLVNPDGYDFSRHENRYWRKNKRVVTKNCTGVDLNRNFDINWGTVDASDDPCSDIYCGKAPFSEPETQSLKTFIQASWPLIGYISLHAYAQLIICPYSYTKATPEDFEELMKPVGVQRIGSRKYLALNTRMPLKCGPLTMTRGASAFQPVR, from the exons ATGTCCGCCCTCTTATCATTTGTGATTACTATggctgttgccgttgttgtttttcttgtcgttgttgttattgatatggTTGGTGTTACTGGCACTCCGCTGAAGGTTCCTGGTTCAAATACTACCCAAGGATATTCCAC TTTAATTAGCAAAGAGGAAGTGCTCAGGGCTGAAACTGGACATAATGGAATAGACATTGATCATTATCTTGCTTTGCAGGAG TATTCAGGGTTCATGAAGGAAATCAACAGCAGCTACCCAAATGCAGAAGTGATGATTTATGGTAAATCTTATGAAGGCAGGGACCTCATGGCTGTGAAG tTTTACCGAAATTCATGTAACCCAACAATCTTTGTCGAAGCTGGAATTCATGCAAGAGAATGGATAGCTTCAGCAGTAACCTTCAAGATCATTAATACT attgctagaaacagcagccaagatGAAGAAATGTCAAAACTACTGGACTTATACAACTGGGTGTTTGTGCCACTGGTCAACCCTGATGGATATGACTTTTCACGTCACGAG aACCGATATTGGAGGAAGAATAAACGCGTTGTTACCAAAAATTGCACTGGTGTAGACCTCAACAGGAACTTTGACATAAACTGGGGAACCG TTGATGCAAGTGATGATCCATGCTCAGACATTTACTGTGGGAAAGCACCGTTTTCTGAGCCAGAGACTCAATCCTTGAAAACGTTCATACAAGCGTCATGGCCTTTGATAGGTTACATTTCcctgcatgcatatgcacagcTGATTATTTGCCCTTATTCATACACAAAAGCGACTCCAGAAGATTTTGAAGAACTG ATGAAGCCAGTGGGTGTTCAACGGATTGGGTCAAGAAAGTACTTGGCGTTAAATACTCGTATGCCATTGAAATGCGGCCCACTGACAATGACACGAGGGGCTTCAGCCTTCCAGCCAGTGAGATAG
- the LOC106878458 gene encoding carboxypeptidase B isoform X1: MSALLSFVITMAVAVVVFLVVVVIDMVGVTGTPLKVPGSNTTQGYSTLISKEEVLRAETGHNGIDIDHYLALQEYSGFMKEINSSYPNAEVMIYGKSYEGRDLMAVKFYRNSCNPTIFVEAGIHAREWIASAVTFKIINTIARNSSQDEEMSKLLDLYNWVFVPLVNPDGYDFSRHENRYWRKNKRVVTKNCTGVDLNRNFDINWGTVDASDDPCSDIYCGKAPFSEPETQSLKTFIQASWPLIGYISLHAYAQLIICPYSYTKATPEDFEELAKLAENVTRAIYNTTGEQYLVGEGSRALYEASGCSTDWVKKVLGVKYSYAIEMRPTDNDTRGFSLPASEIEPTSRDIFVALKTFANGFKRNISYLRDSLKNCNNTEEAQKETGRG, translated from the exons ATGTCCGCCCTCTTATCATTTGTGATTACTATggctgttgccgttgttgtttttcttgtcgttgttgttattgatatggTTGGTGTTACTGGCACTCCGCTGAAGGTTCCTGGTTCAAATACTACCCAAGGATATTCCAC TTTAATTAGCAAAGAGGAAGTGCTCAGGGCTGAAACTGGACATAATGGAATAGACATTGATCATTATCTTGCTTTGCAGGAG TATTCAGGGTTCATGAAGGAAATCAACAGCAGCTACCCAAATGCAGAAGTGATGATTTATGGTAAATCTTATGAAGGCAGGGACCTCATGGCTGTGAAG tTTTACCGAAATTCATGTAACCCAACAATCTTTGTCGAAGCTGGAATTCATGCAAGAGAATGGATAGCTTCAGCAGTAACCTTCAAGATCATTAATACT attgctagaaacagcagccaagatGAAGAAATGTCAAAACTACTGGACTTATACAACTGGGTGTTTGTGCCACTGGTCAACCCTGATGGATATGACTTTTCACGTCACGAG aACCGATATTGGAGGAAGAATAAACGCGTTGTTACCAAAAATTGCACTGGTGTAGACCTCAACAGGAACTTTGACATAAACTGGGGAACCG TTGATGCAAGTGATGATCCATGCTCAGACATTTACTGTGGGAAAGCACCGTTTTCTGAGCCAGAGACTCAATCCTTGAAAACGTTCATACAAGCGTCATGGCCTTTGATAGGTTACATTTCcctgcatgcatatgcacagcTGATTATTTGCCCTTATTCATACACAAAAGCGACTCCAGAAGATTTTGAAGAACTG gccAAACTTGCTGAGAATGTGACAAGGGCCATATATAACACAACAGGGGAACAGTACTTAGTGGGAGAAGGATCTCGTGCATTGT ATGAAGCCAGTGGGTGTTCAACGGATTGGGTCAAGAAAGTACTTGGCGTTAAATACTCGTATGCCATTGAAATGCGGCCCACTGACAATGACACGAGGGGCTTCAGCCTTCCAGCCAGTGAGATAGAGCCGACATCCAGGGACATCTTCGTAGCTTTAAAGACATTCGCAAATGGCtttaagagaaatatttcttaTCTAAGGGACAGTTTGAAGAACTGCAACAACACAGAAGAAGCACAGAAGGAAACAGGCAGAGGATAG
- the LOC106878458 gene encoding carboxypeptidase A2 isoform X4 codes for MSALLSFVITMAVAVVVFLVVVVIDMVGVTGTPLKVPGSNTTQGYSTLISKEEVLRAETGHNGIDIDHYLALQEYSGFMKEINSSYPNAEVMIYGKSYEGRDLMAVKFYRNSCNPTIFVEAGIHAREWIASAVTFKIINTIARNSSQDEEMSKLLDLYNWVFVPLVNPDGYDFSRHENRYWRKNKRVVTKNCTGVDLNRNFDINWGTVDASDDPCSDIYCGKAPFSEPETQSLKTFIQASWPLIGYISLHAYAQLIICPYSYTKATPEDFEELAKLAENVTRAIYNTTGEQYLVGEGSRALSWVRTWRK; via the exons ATGTCCGCCCTCTTATCATTTGTGATTACTATggctgttgccgttgttgtttttcttgtcgttgttgttattgatatggTTGGTGTTACTGGCACTCCGCTGAAGGTTCCTGGTTCAAATACTACCCAAGGATATTCCAC TTTAATTAGCAAAGAGGAAGTGCTCAGGGCTGAAACTGGACATAATGGAATAGACATTGATCATTATCTTGCTTTGCAGGAG TATTCAGGGTTCATGAAGGAAATCAACAGCAGCTACCCAAATGCAGAAGTGATGATTTATGGTAAATCTTATGAAGGCAGGGACCTCATGGCTGTGAAG tTTTACCGAAATTCATGTAACCCAACAATCTTTGTCGAAGCTGGAATTCATGCAAGAGAATGGATAGCTTCAGCAGTAACCTTCAAGATCATTAATACT attgctagaaacagcagccaagatGAAGAAATGTCAAAACTACTGGACTTATACAACTGGGTGTTTGTGCCACTGGTCAACCCTGATGGATATGACTTTTCACGTCACGAG aACCGATATTGGAGGAAGAATAAACGCGTTGTTACCAAAAATTGCACTGGTGTAGACCTCAACAGGAACTTTGACATAAACTGGGGAACCG TTGATGCAAGTGATGATCCATGCTCAGACATTTACTGTGGGAAAGCACCGTTTTCTGAGCCAGAGACTCAATCCTTGAAAACGTTCATACAAGCGTCATGGCCTTTGATAGGTTACATTTCcctgcatgcatatgcacagcTGATTATTTGCCCTTATTCATACACAAAAGCGACTCCAGAAGATTTTGAAGAACTG gccAAACTTGCTGAGAATGTGACAAGGGCCATATATAACACAACAGGGGAACAGTACTTAGTGGGAGAAGGATCTCGTGCATTGT CATGGGTACGGACGTGGAGAAAATGA